In the genome of Oncorhynchus masou masou isolate Uvic2021 chromosome 26, UVic_Omas_1.1, whole genome shotgun sequence, one region contains:
- the si:ch211-244b2.4 gene encoding protein mono-ADP-ribosyltransferase PARP12 gives MENESYYYSPMASSSVNDPSQGNSYQENFSCSESNSEGSATEEESDSDAAGTREDQEEPCRYYNSGHCRDGKRCHYLHVCKYALRGNCRYGAKCRLKHLSSSSDRDGGSGRRERRRSLSGGRRGGGGRERRRSSSGGAQRDISGPYKWQLEDGHGWTDIANDHILEGQYSQPNIKGINIYNTPYGKVSIDFKAMRVRGKNNLRVRRLDGQQTEWIWFYSTRKGWTKYGEKDSKGNPGPIQSSEIEKKFQRNRNGSLTFNIGSDIFKIRFRQMRQVSSKRKRKVVRRPKYQPPQSGNLIVGQSESPEWQFGGKSGRWHTFKDSADIEDQYQKDFNGSMSFTVNGQAYKLDFSAMKQTNQSTSVTRNIRRVKRCHYVGLAIVIWQVYIDFDQIEAQNAAMSVRRLTFLPQAQSEDIGWYFKDDLIWREYGSLGPGQGSSSVSSGDVERQYILRPQGTFHFTVGSTSYTLDFTAMTQTNAATRVQRNVRRRPKFNSVVSGNGSVSIAQSAPTVIASPPPYAGYTWEFMGKEGVWIEYQTPSCSLGSAGIERRYQKNPKGQIRFKAGRYSYTLDFSGMCQTNVRIGTKRIVRRTQCEAQQTSSGGLGLQSRWQFQDVDGSWKDFAKRSDTCSVSSQDIEAQYQQNPNGTMNFTTRRFSYQLDFSALTQRNLSTQTTRSVRRLN, from the exons ATGGAAAACGAAAGCTATTACTATTCTCCCATGGCGTCCAGCAGCGTAAATG ACCCTAGTCAAGGGAACAGCTACCAGGAGAACTTCAGCTGCTCTGAGAGTAACTCTGAGGGCAGTGCTACAGAAGAGGAATCAGACAGTGATGCAGCAGGAACCCGGGAG GATCAGGAAGAGCCTTGCCGGTACTACAACAGTGGTCACTGCCGGGATGGGAAAAGGTGCCACTACCTACACGTCTGCAAATACGCACTGAGAGGCAACTGTCGCTATGGAGCCAAGTGTCGCCTCAAGCACCTCAGCTCCTCCTCTGACAGAGATGGAGGTagtgggaggagggaaaggaggaggtctttatctggagggagaagaggaggcggtgggagagaaaggaggaggtcttcatctggag GGGCTCAGCGTGACATTAGCGGGCCATACAAATGGCAGTTGGAAGATGGACATGGCTGGACAGACATAGCCAACGATCACATTTTGGAGGGACAGTACTCCCAACCCAACATTAAGggcatcaatatctacaacaccCCCTACGG caAAGTGAGTATTGATTTCAAGGCGATGAGAGTCCGCGGTAAGAATAATCTGAGAGTGAGGCGTTTGGATGGTCAGCAGACAGAGTGGATCTGGTTCTACTCAACTCGCAAAGGCTGGACCAAGTATGGAGAAAAG GATTCCAAGGGAAACCCAGGCCCCATCCAGAGTTCTGAGATCGAGAAGAAATTCCAACGCAACCGTAACGGTTCTCTTACGTTCAACATCGGCTCTGATATCTTCAAGATCCGATTCAGAC AAATGAGACAGGTGAGCagcaagaggaagaggaaagtTGTCCGTCGTCCAAAGTACCAACCACCTCAAAGCGGAAATCT AATTG TGGGCCAGAGTGAATCTCCAGAGTGGCAGTTTGGGGGGAAAAGTGGGCGCTGGCACACCTTCAAAGACAGTGCTGACATTGAAGACCAGTACCAGAAGGACTTCAATGGATCCATGTCCTTCACTGTCAACGGACAGGCCTACAAGCTGGACTTCTCAG CCATGAAGCAAACCAACCAGTCTACAAGTGTGACGCGCAACATCAGGCGTGTCAAGAGA TGTCATTACGTGGGTTTGGCAATAGTTATCTG GCAGGTCTATATAGATTTTGATCAGATTGAGGCTCAAAATGCTGCCATGAGTGTACGGCGACTCACGTTCCTACCTCAGGCTCAAAGTGAAGACATCGGGTGGTATTTCAAAGACGATCTAATATGGCGTGAATACGGTTCTTTG GGTCCAGGTCAGGGCTCGTCCTCAGTCAGTAGTGGTGATGTGGAACGACAGTACATCCTCAGACCTCAGGGGACCTTCCACTTCACTGTGGGGAGCACCAGCTACACCTTAGACTTCACAG CTATGACACAGACCAATGCAGCCACCCGGGTACAGAGAAACGTCCGGCGGCGTCCAAAGTTCAACTCCGTCGTCTCAGGGAACGGCAG CGTATCCATTGCCCAATCAGCCCCCACCGTAATTGCCTCACCACCTCCCTATGCTGGCTACACCTGGGAATTCATGGGCAAGGAGGGAGTGTGGATAGAATACCAGACTCCA AGTTGCTCACTGGGGAGTGCTGGGATTGAGAGACGCTACCAGAAAAACCCTAAGGGACAGATACGCTTCAAAGCTGGGAGATATTCCTACACCCTCGACTTCTCAG GCATGTGTCAGACCAACGTTCGCATCGGGACCAAAAGAATTGTGAGGAGAACTCAATGTGAAGCTCAACAAACAAGCAG TGGAGGATTGGGTTTACAGTCCCGTTGGCAGTTTCAAGACGTGGATGGAAGCTGGAAAGACTTTGCCAAA AGAAGCGACACCTGCAGTGTATCCAGCCAGGACATTGAAGCCCAGTACCAGCAGAACCCAAATGGAACTATGAACTTCACTACCAGAAGATTCAGCTATCAACTGGACTTCTCAG CCCTGACCCAAAGAAACCTGTCCACTCAGACCACCCGATCTGTTCGACGCCTGAACTAA